Genomic window (Calderihabitans maritimus):
ATTTTGGAAGTTTTGCTTTCCCGGGCAAATTTTGCTATACCTGAAGTACCTCCAACATAGTCTGCCTGCTCTACTACTTGAGGTGGGCATTCAACATGAACTGCTATCATTGCGTCAGGATGTACCTCGCGCACTTTTTTTATTTCTTCTGCTGTTACCCGCTGGTGGGTAATGCACTGTCCATCCCAAGGGATTATTTTTTTATCCGTCCGGGCAGCAACGTAACGAGCAACATTTCTATCCGGTACGAAAATCACTTTTTCCTCTGGTAACGAATTTACTATCTGTACCGCATTGGAAGAAGTACAGCAGATATCGCTTTCTGCCTTAACTTCTGCCGTGGTATTTATATAGCACACAACTGCTGCTTCCGGATGCTGGCGCTTTTTTTCCCGAAGTTCATCTGCCGTAATGGTTTCGGCCAGAGGACAACCAGCATATTTTTCTGGCAATAAGACGGTTTTGTTCGGAGCTAATATAGCTGCGTTTTCGGCCATAAACCTCACCCCGCAGAGTACAACTGTTTCTGCGTCGGTAGAGGCAGCCAAATGGGCCAACTCAAAAGAATCTCCCAGGTGGTCTGCTATTTCTTGAACCTCTTGCGGCTGGTAATTATGGGCCAGAATAACGGCATTTCTCTTTTCCTTCAGGGCAATGATTTCTTCTCTGATTGTTTCCCATCCCAAAATGTTTCCCTCCCCGAAACTGTATTTTGGCACTGGGTAGATAAAGTTACGGTAATTTTAGCTTAATCTTTTGCCATCGTCAATTGAAAAACAAAGGAAACCAGAAATAATTGTCTAATTTAATATCAGTTCAATAAAACTATGATGTTTTCACGAAGGGTCGTAACTTCAGTTGCTGTATTGGAGACGATTTGCATGACAAGCAATCTACTAGTTAAAGTTAGAAGCAGCAGCCTGTTTCTATTGGCTTTATTGTATTTAACGACATTATTTATAAAATGGAACTGGCTGGACTGTATTATTGACATTTTAATAATCGTGACCTTAGTCTTGAGTATGGTTGCAGTACACGGGACCTCCCGTATAATCGGTTATTCTCTGTTTATTATTGGCGCTATTCTTTTATATCATTATCACGTCCCCTTAACTGTATGGGGCAAGGCACTGAGAAGGAATCTTTATCTGCTGGTAATGTTCACTTTGGTTCCTTTATTAGGAATCCCCATTCGCCAAGGGGGATACATAGATGTCCTGAAGGGATTTTTCCGGCACTATGTCCGGCGGGACAACCAGTTCTATCTATTAGTTAAAGTAGTAACATTCCTGGTCGGAGTTATGATTAATGTAGCCGTAGTTCCACTGGTCCATCAAATTAGTTTGGCTAGCGAAAAAAGTAAAAACAGACGGCTTCTGAGTACCGCCCTTATTCGTGGTTTTGCGGCATCCATTATTTGGAATCCCGGTCATGCGGCAGTTGCGTTAACTATGGAACTAACAGGCGCCAAATGGCTGAAAATTTTTCCCTACGGTTTACTGATGAGTTTCATGGCTATTTTTATTGGCTGGCTCATGACCCTGCTGGAGGAAAAGAACCGTACTAATAGTCGAGGTTGTTCTCCCGCCAAGGAAGAAATGGAAATCGCTTGGAATAAAATTGTAGAACTCAGTACATTCGGCCTTTTGTTAATCGCCACTATTGTAATCATTTCGCTTTTAACCGGGATAACCACGGTTGTTGTAGTGGCAATGGTTTCCCTTGTTTTTCCTATAATTTGGTTGACAGTAATCAGGAAGTTACCCGTTTTCGTCGCTGAATTTAAGGATCAATACTTTAAAGTGAACTTGCCTAGATTGAAAAATGAAGTAGTCTTGTTTTTAGGTGCAGGATTTTTTTCTACCGCCGTAAGCGTCTCTCACTGGGATAACTTGGTCTCCATATTGCTCCAGGAAACTGTAGCCGGAAACGCCGTCGTGTTTTCCTTGGTAGTTATATCGTTGACTGTCCTGCTTGCCATGTTAGGGATTCATCCTATAATTACCGTCACTATCTTGGGCAGTTCTGTTCGACCGGAGTTTTACAATATTAGTCGTGACTTAATGGCCTTAATCCTCACTTCCAGTTGGTCGTTAGGTATAGCTGTCTCCCCTTCTTCCGGTCTTAACGTTACTATGTCGGGCCTGATAGAGCGTTCGCCTTTAGTTACTGGACCCAGGTGGAATGGTATATATGCGGTGATAGTATCAGTGATCATAATATTGATATTGAATCTACTCAATAGTTTCGGCTTGGTATAGTGTCATAACGCAGGACATATACAGTCATGTAATACTTGGTATGCAGAAGGACGCCGCCGGACTGTTG
Coding sequences:
- the nadA gene encoding quinolinate synthase NadA, with translation MGWETIREEIIALKEKRNAVILAHNYQPQEVQEIADHLGDSFELAHLAASTDAETVVLCGVRFMAENAAILAPNKTVLLPEKYAGCPLAETITADELREKKRQHPEAAVVCYINTTAEVKAESDICCTSSNAVQIVNSLPEEKVIFVPDRNVARYVAARTDKKIIPWDGQCITHQRVTAEEIKKVREVHPDAMIAVHVECPPQVVEQADYVGGTSGIAKFARESKTSKIIIGAEMGLIYRLKRENPGKQFFLLSPGLICPNMKATNLEKIRQALVNMEPRITVPEKIRKQAFKALEKMLTIIPN
- a CDS encoding C4-dicarboxylate ABC transporter: MTSNLLVKVRSSSLFLLALLYLTTLFIKWNWLDCIIDILIIVTLVLSMVAVHGTSRIIGYSLFIIGAILLYHYHVPLTVWGKALRRNLYLLVMFTLVPLLGIPIRQGGYIDVLKGFFRHYVRRDNQFYLLVKVVTFLVGVMINVAVVPLVHQISLASEKSKNRRLLSTALIRGFAASIIWNPGHAAVALTMELTGAKWLKIFPYGLLMSFMAIFIGWLMTLLEEKNRTNSRGCSPAKEEMEIAWNKIVELSTFGLLLIATIVIISLLTGITTVVVVAMVSLVFPIIWLTVIRKLPVFVAEFKDQYFKVNLPRLKNEVVLFLGAGFFSTAVSVSHWDNLVSILLQETVAGNAVVFSLVVISLTVLLAMLGIHPIITVTILGSSVRPEFYNISRDLMALILTSSWSLGIAVSPSSGLNVTMSGLIERSPLVTGPRWNGIYAVIVSVIIILILNLLNSFGLV